The Halopelagius longus genome has a segment encoding these proteins:
- a CDS encoding endonuclease/exonuclease/phosphatase family protein gives MSYNIRYDNPNDGRYAWRIRRDNVAGVIRFHRPDIVGLQEALHDQLQDLRERLPSYEWLSAGRAKAENAGEYAAIGFDKQRFNLEESSTFWLSEEPDDVGSVGWDARFPRLVRYAKLRERQTGIELYHFNTHFDHEGETSRLKGAKLLQRRIDELAPNEPVVVTGDFNCRQSSPPYQHLTKRTQACEGRTLRDAMFASRTPHHGPTTTMTDFQNLVPDKKIDHVFVTSDVVVNLHGVCSDSYRNGQYPSDHLPIVVNLSFPTHTAEGETKTRSQSTFYRTDSITESVRVPSKDVE, from the coding sequence ATGTCGTACAACATCCGATACGACAACCCGAACGACGGGAGGTACGCGTGGCGAATCCGCCGAGACAACGTGGCGGGCGTGATTCGATTTCATCGACCTGATATCGTCGGACTCCAAGAAGCGCTTCACGACCAGCTACAGGACTTGCGCGAGCGACTTCCCTCGTACGAGTGGCTCAGCGCCGGCCGGGCGAAGGCGGAGAACGCGGGGGAGTACGCCGCCATCGGCTTCGATAAGCAGCGCTTTAATCTCGAAGAATCGTCCACGTTCTGGCTGTCGGAGGAACCCGACGACGTGGGGAGCGTCGGCTGGGACGCTCGCTTCCCGCGTTTGGTCCGGTACGCCAAACTCCGCGAGCGACAGACCGGAATCGAGCTGTACCACTTCAACACGCACTTCGACCACGAGGGGGAGACGTCCCGACTGAAGGGCGCGAAACTCCTCCAACGCCGCATCGACGAACTGGCCCCGAACGAACCCGTCGTCGTGACGGGAGACTTCAACTGCCGGCAGTCGTCGCCGCCGTACCAACACCTGACGAAGCGCACGCAGGCGTGCGAGGGGAGAACGCTCCGCGACGCGATGTTCGCCTCGCGGACGCCGCACCACGGTCCGACGACGACGATGACGGACTTCCAGAACCTCGTCCCGGACAAGAAGATAGACCACGTGTTCGTGACCAGCGACGTAGTCGTCAACCTCCACGGGGTCTGTTCGGACAGTTATCGGAACGGACAGTACCCCTCCGACCACCTGCCCATCGTCGTGAACCTCTCGTTCCCGACGCACACCGCCGAGGGGGAGACCAAAACACGTAGCCAATCGACGTTTTACCGCACGGATTCGATTACAGAGTCCGTACGAGTTCCGTCGAAAGACGTCGAATAG
- a CDS encoding NTP transferase domain-containing protein: protein MHAVILSAGDGGRMGHHTEEVPKTFMEVGDRILYEYQKESIEPHVDAVTVVLGYRHEAVESRFSPRRTVVVEGWDEYENSESLHRALREIDDDVLVLNGDVVVTRDAISKVCRAHERADDRSVVACLPGTQTEHTAVQLDDDGRVVAYGKIPGHRHAGLGIIDEDHLDAAVEHLRNNRYEWYPTVYEEIETRGVRIPADSHLEINRPADKQAAKERLPLDSPRETEPTPSQTRRDSSL from the coding sequence ATGCACGCAGTAATTCTCTCGGCCGGCGACGGCGGCCGGATGGGCCACCACACCGAGGAGGTTCCGAAGACGTTCATGGAGGTCGGCGACCGCATCCTCTACGAGTACCAGAAGGAGTCGATAGAACCCCACGTCGACGCCGTCACCGTCGTCCTCGGCTACCGCCACGAGGCGGTCGAAAGCCGGTTCTCGCCGCGTCGAACCGTCGTCGTCGAAGGGTGGGACGAGTACGAGAACTCCGAGTCGCTTCACCGAGCGCTCCGCGAAATCGACGACGACGTGCTCGTCCTCAACGGCGACGTGGTGGTCACGCGAGACGCCATCTCGAAGGTGTGCCGCGCCCACGAACGGGCTGACGACCGGAGCGTCGTCGCCTGTCTGCCGGGCACGCAGACGGAACACACCGCCGTCCAACTGGACGACGACGGGCGAGTGGTCGCCTACGGGAAGATTCCCGGCCACCGCCACGCCGGACTCGGCATCATAGACGAAGACCACCTCGACGCGGCGGTCGAACACCTGCGGAACAACCGCTACGAGTGGTACCCGACGGTGTACGAGGAAATCGAGACGCGGGGCGTCCGCATCCCCGCCGACAGCCACCTCGAAATCAACCGCCCGGCGGACAAACAGGCGGCGAAGGAACGATTGCCGCTCGATTCGCCGCGCGAGACCGAACCGACCCCCTCCCAGACCCGACGGGACAGTTCGCTGTAA
- a CDS encoding CPBP family intramembrane glutamic endopeptidase, producing the protein MVPAVLERSAEDHPVATFFAVAFGYSWGVAGLLYALTRGDVFYLFAVPFAWGPLVGGAVTLRLRGESVRKWVGQVRNWRVGVRWYLLGVALVMVGDDAGAIAAFLLGSDVTVALGGWQLYSALFNFLVTLLVAGALEEFGWRGFAQARLQRRYDAALVSVGVGLVWVAWHVPLMVMSLGSFADPINYTVLMAAKSVLLGWLYNKTGGALPVVMVTHAAGNMPGFLTVTGETPPLLATSPLSASALFTLAVAVVIVWYAGSETLTRSGSLPDRLGSR; encoded by the coding sequence ATGGTTCCCGCCGTACTCGAACGGTCCGCCGAGGACCACCCGGTCGCGACGTTCTTCGCCGTCGCGTTCGGGTACTCGTGGGGAGTCGCCGGACTGCTGTACGCGCTGACCCGCGGCGACGTGTTCTATCTCTTCGCGGTGCCGTTCGCGTGGGGACCGCTGGTCGGCGGCGCGGTGACGCTACGGTTGCGCGGCGAGTCCGTCCGGAAGTGGGTCGGACAGGTCCGCAACTGGCGAGTCGGCGTCCGCTGGTACCTGCTCGGTGTCGCGTTAGTGATGGTGGGGGACGACGCGGGCGCTATCGCGGCGTTCCTGCTGGGCTCAGACGTGACCGTCGCGCTCGGCGGGTGGCAGCTCTACAGCGCGCTGTTCAACTTTCTCGTGACGCTTCTGGTCGCCGGTGCTCTCGAAGAGTTCGGCTGGCGCGGGTTCGCTCAGGCGCGACTCCAGCGGCGGTACGACGCTGCGCTTGTGAGCGTCGGCGTCGGGCTCGTCTGGGTGGCGTGGCACGTCCCCCTGATGGTAATGAGTCTCGGGTCGTTCGCCGACCCTATCAACTACACCGTGTTGATGGCCGCAAAGTCGGTCCTCTTGGGGTGGCTCTACAACAAGACCGGAGGCGCGTTGCCAGTGGTGATGGTCACCCATGCGGCGGGCAATATGCCCGGCTTCCTCACCGTGACCGGGGAGACACCGCCCCTGCTAGCGACATCGCCACTGAGCGCGAGTGCGCTGTTCACGCTCGCCGTCGCAGTCGTCATCGTTTGGTACGCCGGGTCGGAGACGCTCACCAGAAGCGGGTCGTTGCCGGACCGCCTCGGGTCCCGATAG
- a CDS encoding CDP-glycerol glycerophosphotransferase family protein: MVSILYTFDREFMKKTFEAVDGHVDVPSAYLPLAPEARGCSDELREVNVDDVEAVDENVFDVDPDVVVRNHTFRAGEFRYEDEYPVVHVRHGASYGRDEVETTVSRLKDHIDAALAPGTWWADRYREGFSDDTRVEVVGIPEADRLVNADPPRRRRVLYAPTNHNYGGGSYLDTAEHVLDVFEGTDFHLRFRPHPMDRTEEPGRSVTDRCKERIEEMPNAVFDRNETPTESLLDSDVLLSDYSGIVTEWLHTDRPFVQFTTLAADAEVPKLGYQTRRLDVETVDELYENGLPDDVLRRQESFRDELGIPMDGRAGERVATEVTACTQ; encoded by the coding sequence ATGGTTTCCATCCTCTACACGTTCGACAGAGAGTTCATGAAGAAAACGTTCGAGGCGGTGGACGGGCACGTCGATGTCCCCTCCGCGTACCTCCCTCTCGCACCGGAAGCGCGGGGATGCTCGGACGAACTACGCGAGGTGAACGTCGACGACGTCGAAGCGGTCGACGAGAACGTCTTCGACGTGGACCCGGACGTCGTCGTCCGCAACCACACCTTCCGCGCGGGCGAGTTCCGCTACGAGGACGAGTACCCCGTCGTCCACGTTCGACACGGAGCGTCGTACGGAAGAGACGAAGTCGAGACGACCGTCTCGCGCCTCAAAGATCACATCGACGCCGCGTTGGCCCCGGGGACGTGGTGGGCGGACCGGTACCGGGAGGGGTTCTCCGACGACACGCGCGTGGAAGTCGTCGGCATCCCCGAGGCGGACCGACTCGTGAACGCCGACCCGCCGCGACGACGGCGCGTCCTCTACGCCCCGACGAACCACAACTACGGCGGCGGGAGCTACCTCGACACCGCGGAACACGTCCTCGACGTCTTCGAGGGCACCGACTTCCACCTTCGTTTCCGACCGCACCCGATGGACCGAACGGAGGAACCCGGTCGGTCGGTGACCGACCGGTGCAAGGAGCGAATCGAGGAGATGCCGAACGCAGTCTTCGACCGCAACGAGACGCCGACGGAGAGCCTCCTCGATTCCGACGTTCTGCTGTCGGACTACTCCGGCATCGTCACCGAGTGGTTGCACACCGACCGCCCGTTCGTGCAGTTCACGACGCTTGCGGCCGACGCCGAGGTTCCGAAACTCGGCTACCAGACCCGCCGCCTCGACGTCGAGACGGTGGACGAACTGTACGAGAACGGACTGCCCGATGACGTTCTGCGGCGACAGGAGTCGTTCCGCGACGAGTTGGGAATCCCGATGGACGGGCGGGCGGGCGAACGCGTCGCGACGGAGGTGACCGCATGCACGCAGTAA